One genomic segment of Mangifera indica cultivar Alphonso chromosome 6, CATAS_Mindica_2.1, whole genome shotgun sequence includes these proteins:
- the LOC123219792 gene encoding histidine-containing phosphotransfer protein 4-like translates to MERNQQLRRQLAAMRQSLFDQGYLDEQFIQLEELQDDANPNFVEEVVTLYYRDSARLITNIDQAMEKNPPDFNKLDGYMHQFKGSSSSIGAKKVKAESTQFREYCKAGNGEGCIRTFQQLKKEYATLKKKLEAYFQLARQAGPTEIACHRK, encoded by the exons ATGGAAAGAAACCAGCAACTTCGAAGACAACTTGCAGCCATGAGACAGTCTCTCTTTGATCAG GGATACCTTGATGAACAGTTCATCCAGTTGGAGGAGCTTCAAGATGATGCTAACCCTAATTTTGTAGAGGAAGTTGTTACATTGTATTACCGAGATTCAGCCAGGCTAATCACTAATATAGACCAGGCAAT GGAGAAGAACCCTCCTGACTTTAACAAGTTAGATGGATATATGCATCAGTTTAAGGGAAGCAGCTCAAG CATTGGAGCCAAAAAGGTGAAAGCTGAAAGCACACAGTTTAGAGAATATTGCAAGGCAGGAAATGGAGAAGG ATGCATAAGGACTTTCCAGCAACTGAAGAAGGAATATGCAACACTGAAGAAGAAACTTGAAGCTTATTTTCAG CTAGCGAGACAAGCAGGGCCCACGGAGATTGCTTGCCATCGCAAGTAA
- the LOC123218942 gene encoding protein PAF1 homolog, with product MASYRAFPPPPQSSFQPPPPLPNQNPTQPPPPPPPLSSQQQPQRPIQFNQNWGYNAQMPSQQQQQNYPPSRPPPPPHQQYPYAQPPPPPPPESSYPPPPPPPPQQQQPQQPPMYYPSSQYTQNSMYNLQLPMQPLQPPLPPPPPSSPPPSSSAPPPPPPSSPPPPPPPKEIDGGGSQFNDRDKTVSKEVSRHASRDNKHLRQHNLPVPPQMVKKVSGGSGRVETEEERRIRKKKEYEKQRQEEKHRQQMKESQNAVMQKAQIMASGKGGHGSIVGSRMGDRRAAPFLSGERIENRLKKPTTFLCKLKFRNELPDPSAQPKLMALKKDKDRFTRYTITSLEKNYKPQLYVEPDLGIPLDLLDLNVYNPPKGVRIPLAPEDEELLRDDDVVTPVKKDGIRKKERPTDKGVSWLVKTQYISPLSMESTRQSLTEKQAKELKEKKGGRNILENLNDRDRQIKDIEASFEASKLRPIHSTNKDLHPVKIWPLIPDSERYDDQFVVALFDGVPTADSEIYSKLDKPVRDEHESRAIMKSYVATGSDPANPDKFLAYMVPSLDELSKDMYDENEDVLFSWVREYHWDVRGEDADYPTSYLVSFDDEEARYVPLPTKLNLRKKRAREGRSNEDVEHFPVPSRLTVRRRPSVAVIELNDAGAYSDSRGTSSKMARLDAEDGLERSRKLSQHQDLYHSSGAEDDLSD from the exons atggCATCTTATAGAGCATTTCCACCCCCACCACAATCCTCGTTTCAGCCGCCTCCACCACTGCCGAACCAAAACCCCACGCAACCTCCACCTCCTCCACCACCACTGTCATCGCAACAACAACCACAAAGACCAATTCAGTTTAATCAGAACTGGGGTTATAATGCCCAAATGCCTTCCCAGCAGCAACAACAAAATTATCCTCCTTCAAGaccacctccaccaccacaCCAACAATACCCTTATGCACAACCACCGCCGCCACCACCACCTGAGTCGTCGTACCCCCCTCCACCCCCACCTCCACcacaacaacaacaaccacAGCAGCCTCCAATGTATTATCCATCTAGCCAGTATACACAGAATTCTATGTATAATCTGCAACTACCAATGCAGCCATTGCAACCACCGCTTCCTCCTCCACCACCTTCCTCTCCTCCTCCTAGCTCATCCGCCCCACCACCACCCCCTCCTAGttctcctccaccaccacctcctccaAAGGAGATTGATGGTGGAGGTTCTCAATTCAATGATCGTGATAAAACAGTGTCTAAGGAGGTTTCTAGGCATGCTTCTCGTGATAACAAGCATTTGAGGCAGCACAATCTTCCAGTGCCACCACAAATGGTTAAGAAGGTTAGTGGAGGTTCAGGGAGAGTGGAGACAGAGGAGGAGAGGAGgataaggaagaagaaggagTATGAGAAGCAGAGGCAAGAGGAGAAGCATAGGCAACAAATGAAGGAGTCTCAGAATGCAGTAATGCAGAAGGCTCAGATCATGGCTTCTGGGAAAGGAGGCCATGGGTCAATTGTAGGGTCAAGAATGGGGGATAGGAGGGCTGCTCCATTTTTAAGTGGTGAGAGGATTGAGAATAGGTTGAAAAAGCCCACAACATTCTTGTGCAAGTTGAA ATTCCGTAATGAGCTTCCTGACCCAAGTGCACAGCCAAAGCTTATGGCTTTGAAGAAGGACAAAGATCG ATTTACAAGATACACAATTACATCTCTGGAGAAAAATTACAAGCCCCAGCTGTATGTTGAACCGGATCTTGGGATACCTCTTGACCTGCTTGACCTTAATGTTTACAA TCCTCCCAAGGGTGTCAGAATACCTCTTGCTCCAGAAGATGAAGAGTTGTTGCGTGATGATGATGTGGTTACCCCCGTAAAGAAAGATGGTATAAGGAAAAAAGAACGGCCAACTGATAAAGGTGTTTCTTGGCTGGTTAAGACTCAGTATATTTCTCCTCTTAGCATGGAATCAACAAGACAG TCTTTGACTGAAAAACAAGCAAAAGAACTGAAAGAGAAGAAGGGAGGCCGTAACATTTTAGAAAACCTTAATGATAG GGACAGACAGATTAAGGACATTGAAGCATCATTTGAGGCATCAAAGCTGCGTCCCATTCATTCAACCAATAAAGATTTACATCCTGTTAAGATTTGGCCTCTGATACCTGATTCTGAGAG GTACGATGATCAATTTGTTGTGGCTTTATTTGATGGTGTTCCAACAGCAGATTCAGAAATCTACAGCAAGTTGGACAAGCCTGTCCGTGATGAGCATGAATCACGG GCTATTATGAAAAGTTATGTGGCAACAGGCTCTGATCCAGCTAACCCTGATAAATTTCTGGCATACATGGTCCCTTCCTTAGATGAG CTGTCAAAGGACATGTATGACGAGAATGAAGATGTCTTATTTTCTTGGGTTCGTGAATATCACTGGGAT GTGCGGGGTGAAGATGCTGATTATCCAACATCATACCTTGTTTCCTTTGATGATGAAGAAGCTCGCTATGTG CCTCTCCCCACAAAACTTAATTTGAGAAAGAAGAGGGCCAGGGAGGGGAGATCTAATGAGGATGTTGAGCATTTTCCTGTACCTTCAAGACTGACTGTAAGGCGGCGACCAAGTGTCGCTGTGATAGAACTGAACGATGCTGGG GCTTATTCAGACTCAAGGGGAACCAGCTCTAAGATGGCAAGGTTAGATGCCGAAGATGGCCTGGAAAGATCACGAAAGCTCTCACAACATCAAGATCTCTATCACTCTAGTGGAGCAGAAGATGACTTGTCTGATTGA